The following proteins are co-located in the Styela clava chromosome 15, kaStyClav1.hap1.2, whole genome shotgun sequence genome:
- the LOC120333622 gene encoding WASH complex subunit 4-like: MAATEQQDWVLDDGTEKLAGEIQLRSYSKFISGYSQQLADLETALGSYSLDAWDRHLDPISLDTSPHERTSLLDLINTENKVLNKIIIALSSLCLEVQHLEKEAKEEFYDALLFYGEGVEIKEEDGTRQSQIGRLLPLLQRLSSFVTRGKEVLKNMILQLAALHNKTMPKVMEVGQIHFTTVFESIGALLRIMITLNEIVAANTVLKNHWIQYKVVLKSVYQDPSKYGVDADKIKPFEKMLARIERQILDGKILDHCWLQNYDDTGIPVSKNTLFAEEFATNIKIIFGNVEPKIGDGTETTQRLQYVELCALFALHVMIFRDLDKRLFRQLWDVYKKLPCVVLTSNVIWFADEFLKRFAGKAIDKKMSDQVTQSRLAYLNSKQQSLPREAQSYFLTVSSWLVKMESIQTQDKSTADLNNKVKILLEGIYLSFGLSNMVSQVMNLHAAMQKPMSRSEVLALCRIMGLAKAIEDSFHRCAMQVMENEQQMVQHLQYQILAGLQMGKRRIVVDKKYSDRRLDILSAIMLASNSINGPPTAQRILVTKLAISIADQMRVFKDEELGVVKTMIDRLIIFGNSLKSSIRRASDFSFFYWHRAVLGIFFDGVCQDPTDAGQMHYMFSVLNDCVPHIRRSKHVENTEELVKHYSEDVIAILKQNLLVKVCKEIENDLRLSVHTHLKLDDRNPYKVGLKGLRQLLSIKPLHFLNQMIDIKDYVSHYIDTTFYNLTTVALHDWRTYGEMRNLAVQKYQLRMQEVHLPNQTLEQGLDVLEIMRNIHVFVSKYLYNLNNQIFVEKSSNNKHLNTINIRHVANSVRTHGTGIMNTTVNFTFQFLKKKFYIFSQFLYDEHIKSRLIKDIRNFKENRVALGQRYPYDRADRFNKGIRKLGLSPEGHSYLDQFRLLVSHIGNAMGYVRMVRSGGIHYCSDAIRFVPDLDDIVSFNELVREENIGDEVNEAASHLDTVIDTLSKNSAEGSDYFTKLVDVFSQEFRSQKNMHLRNFYAILPPLTLNFVEHSISCKEKMNKKNKQGAAFTDDGFAMGVAYILKLLDQYKDFDSLHWFQSVKHKHEEDMKSQKKDVTSSSKKQQSSSNITEDEKLLQATSLALKRILIYQREFELLYFSLSSARIFFRGNKADDDGDEKPSEDTTQDNANNSGNESTTQQPPQPNS, translated from the coding sequence ATGGCCGCTACTGAACAACAGGATTGGGTGTTAGACGATGGTACTGAAAAGCTAGCTGGGGAAATACAACTACGAAGCTATTCCAAGTTCATTTCAGGGTACTCCCAGCAACTTGCGGATTTGGAAACGGCTCTCGGAAGTTATAGCCTTGATGCATGGGATAGGCATTTGGATCCGATTTCGTTGGACACATCTCCGCATGAAAGGACGTCACTTTTGGATTTGATAAACACAGAAAACAAAGTGTTGAATAAGATTATAATCGCGTTATCTTCTTTATGCCTCGAAGTACAGCATTTGGAAAAAGAGGCAAAGGAAGAATTTTATGATGCGTTATTGTTCTATGGCGAAGGAGTAGAAATAAAGGAAGAAGATGGAACACGACAATCCCAAATTGGTCGTCTTTTGCCATTATTACAAAGATTGTCAAGCTTTGTAACAAGAGGAAAAGAAGTCTTAAAAAACATGATCTTACAACTTGCAGCACTACATAACAAAACGATGCCTAAAGTTATGGAAGTCGGACAAATTCACTTTACAACTGTATTTGAAAGTATCGGAGCGTTACTGCGCATCATGATTACTTTAAATGAAATTGTAGCTGCTAATACTGTGTTAAAGAACCATTGGATTCAATATAAAGTTGTGTTGAAGTCTGTATATCAGGATCCGTCTAAATATGGCGTCGATGCGGATAAAATAAAACCGTTTGAAAAAATGTTAGCCAGAATCGAAAGGCAGATTTTAGATGGTAAAATACTGGATCATTGCTGGCTACAAAATTATGACGACACTGGTATTCCAGTCAGTAAAAATACACTTTTTGCTGAAGAATTTGCTaccaatataaaaattatttttggaaatGTAGAACCGAAAATTGGTGACGGAACTGAAACGACTCAAAGGTTACAGTATGTGGAATTATGTGCTTTATTCGCTCTTCATGTGATGATTTTTCGAGACTTGGACAAGCGACTTTTTCGCCAATTGTGGGATGTTTACAAGAAGCTGCCATGCGTTGTTTTGACTAGTAACGTCATTTGGTTCGCTGATGAGTTTTTGAAACGATTTGCTGGAAAAGCAATCGACAAGAAAATGTCTGATCAAGTAACCCAATCTCGACTGGCGTACTTGAATTCAAAACagcaatccttacctagggaaGCCCAAAGTTACTTTTTGACAGTAAGTTCTTGGCTTGTCAAAATGGAGTCTATACAGACGCAAGACAAATCAACTGCCGATCTCAATAACAAAGTCAAAATTCTATTGGAGGgaatatatttatcttttggTTTAAGTAACATGGTAAGCCAAGTGATGAATCTGCATGCAGCAATGCAAAAACCAATGTCAAGATCTGAAGTATTGGCTCTTTGTCGTATTATGGGATTAGCGAAAGCTATTGAAGACAGTTTTCATCGTTGTGCGATGCAAGTTATGGAAAATGAACAACAGATGGTGCAGCATTTACAATACCAAATTCTTGCTGGTTTACAAATGGGAAAAAGAAGAATCGTAGTCGACAAAAAATACAGCGATCGAAGGCTCGATATATTATCAGCTATCATGCTTGCTTCGAATTCTATTAACGGACCACCGACAGCTCAAAGAATTcttgttacaaaattagccatcAGTATCGCCGATCAAATGAGAGTATTTAAAGATGAGGAATTGGGTGTTGTCAAGACGATGATCGACAGATTGATTATTTTTGGAAACAGCCTTAAATCATCTATTCGTAGAGCATCtgatttttctttcttttactGGCATCGTGCAGTCCTTGGAATATTTTTTGACGGAGTTTGTCAAGATCCTACAGATGCAGGTCAAATGCATTATATGTTTTCTGTTTTGAATGATTGTGTTCCCCATATACGTAGAAGCAAACATGTTGAAAACACAGAAGAACTGGTGAAACATTACTCCGAAGATGTTATAGCAATTTTGAAACAGAACCTGTTAGTGAAAGTATGCAAGGAGATTGAAAACGACCTACGCCTGTCTGTCCATACCCATTTAAAATTAGATGATAGAAACCCGTATAAAGTTGGACTGAAAGGCCTTCGACAATTATTGTCCATTAAACCGCTACATTTTCTGAACCAGATGATTGACATAAAAGATTATGTGTCACATTACATCGATACGACATTCTATAATTTGACAACTGTGGCTTTGCACGACTGGCGAACCTACGGAGAAATGAGAAATTTGGCTGTACAGAAATATCAACTCAGAATGCAAGAGGTTCATCTACCAAATCAGACTCTTGAACAAGGTCTTGATGTCTTGGAAATCATGAGAAATATTCACGTATTTGTTTCGAAATATCTCTACAACCTAAATAATCAGATATTTGTTGAAAAGTCTAGCAACAACAAGCATCTAAACACGATCAATATTCGCCACGTTGCGAATTCCGTACGAACCCACGGAACTGGAATCATGAATACGACAGTGAATTTTACTTTCCAATTTCTAAAgaaaaaattttacattttttctcagtttttgtACGATGAACACATCAAATCAAGACTTATTAAAGATATTCGGAATTTCAAGGAAAATCGTGTCGCACTCGGACAGAGGTATCCCTACGATCGCGCTGACAGATTCAATAAAGGGATTCGAAAGCTCGGTCTTTCACCTGAGGGTCATagttatttggatcaattccGACTGCTCGTTTCTCATATAGGAAATGCAATGGGATATGTTCGCATGGTAAGGTCTGGCGGAATTCATTATTGCAGTGATGCAATACGTTTCGTTCCTGATCTTGATGATATCGTGAGTTTCAATGAACTAGTGAGAGAGGAAAACATAGGAGATGAAGTAAATGAAGCCGCGTCACATTTGGATACTGTGATTGATACCTTGTCGAAAAATTCCGCTGAAGGATCGGATTATTTTACCAAACTTGTTGATGTTTTTTCGCAAGAATTCCGCAGTCAGAAAAACATGCATTTGAGGAATTTTTACGCCATTCTGCCGCCTTTGACGCTGAACTTCGTTGAGCACAGCATAAGCTGcaaagaaaaaatgaataagaaGAATAAACAAGGTGCCGCGTTCACGGATGACGGATTCGCAATGGGCGTCGCATACATTCTCAAACTTCTTGACCAATATAAAGATTTTGATTCGCTTCATTGGTTCCAATCTGTGAAGCATAAGCACGAAGAAGACATGAAAAGTCAGAAAAAGGATGTAACATCTTCCTCTAAGAAACAACAATCTTCATCCAACATTACAGAGGATGAGAAGCTCCTCCAGGCAACATCTCTTGCTCTAAAAAGAATCTTAATTTATCAGAGAGAATTTGAACTTCTCTATTTTTCGTTGAGCAGTGCAAGAATATTTTTCCGCGGAAATAAAGCTGATGATGATGGAGATGAGAAACCATCTGAGGATACTACTCAAGACAACGCTAACAACTCTGGAAATGAGTCTACCACTCAACAACCTCCTCAACCTAATTCATGA